Proteins encoded in a region of the Gallalistipes aquisgranensis genome:
- the radC gene encoding RadC family protein yields MAESEEDRAVRERLVTRGAGRLSDAELVSIVIRERIKTEPAIDTARRLLAGVDGSLTRLAGLSFRELRSSCGLGATRAAMLLAALELGRRLRFEGVSEVSRIEGTQDVVRMFRPLVTGLSHEEFWVLYLTAGNRVLDRVRVSQGGVAGTVVDYKIVVKRAVELLASSLILVHNHPSGVARPSEEDRMLTDKLVAAASLFDISVLDHLVITDGDHFSFRQEGLVG; encoded by the coding sequence GTGGCTGAAAGCGAGGAGGACCGGGCGGTGCGTGAAAGGCTGGTGACGCGCGGGGCGGGACGCCTGAGCGACGCGGAACTGGTGAGCATCGTGATCCGGGAGCGGATCAAGACCGAACCGGCGATCGACACCGCGCGGCGGCTGCTCGCCGGGGTGGACGGATCGCTCACGCGCCTGGCGGGCCTTTCGTTCCGGGAGCTGCGCAGCAGCTGCGGACTGGGTGCGACGCGGGCCGCGATGTTGCTGGCAGCGCTGGAGTTGGGCCGCCGTCTGCGGTTCGAAGGGGTGTCGGAGGTGAGCCGGATCGAGGGCACGCAGGATGTGGTGCGGATGTTCCGTCCGCTGGTGACGGGTCTCAGCCACGAGGAGTTCTGGGTGCTCTACCTGACGGCCGGAAACCGGGTGCTCGACCGGGTGCGCGTCAGCCAGGGCGGCGTGGCGGGTACGGTGGTGGACTACAAGATCGTGGTGAAACGGGCCGTGGAACTGCTGGCCTCGTCGCTGATCCTGGTCCATAACCATCCGTCGGGAGTGGCCCGCCCCAGCGAGGAGGACCGCATGCTGACCGACAAACTGGTGGCGGCCGCCTCGCTGTTCGACATCAGCGTGCTGGACCACCTCGTCATAACGGACGGGGATCATTTCAGTTTCCGGCAGGAGGGGCTCGTGGGATAG
- the rnc gene encoding ribonuclease III, giving the protein MFGFLLRPLRKRFGRDREYYKIVDTVFGISPDNIELYKLALIHRSASLLTEDGVPLNNERLEFLGDAVLEAVVSDYLFIEFPGRDEGFLTQMRSKIVSRATLNQISIRIGLSQHIIMQQGGVYVQKHLFGDALEAMIGAIYLDKGFDFVNRLLINRILKENINLQTITRTESDFKSRLIEWCQKSRREIVFDTAHTPESTAQSPEFRSRVLIDGVEMGYGNGSSKKEAEQHAAYAVSQALSDETGYHLLELLDDSLDEPLPGEPAAGVRTENSAAGEGSGGVPAGAPEGAGRSAGRRRRRRKKTAPAGSGSGEPEGKEVPRG; this is encoded by the coding sequence GTGTTCGGATTCCTGTTACGTCCGCTGAGAAAGCGTTTCGGCCGCGACAGGGAGTATTATAAAATCGTGGATACGGTATTCGGAATCTCTCCGGACAACATAGAACTCTACAAGCTGGCCTTGATTCACAGGTCAGCTTCTTTGCTTACGGAGGACGGGGTGCCGCTCAACAACGAGCGGCTCGAGTTTCTGGGCGACGCCGTGCTGGAGGCGGTCGTCTCGGACTACCTGTTCATCGAGTTCCCGGGGCGCGACGAGGGTTTCCTCACCCAGATGCGGTCGAAGATCGTCAGCCGCGCCACGCTCAACCAGATCAGCATACGCATCGGCCTCTCGCAGCATATCATCATGCAGCAGGGCGGTGTCTACGTGCAGAAACACCTCTTCGGCGATGCGCTGGAGGCGATGATCGGAGCCATCTACCTCGACAAGGGGTTCGATTTCGTGAACCGCCTGCTCATCAACCGTATCCTGAAGGAGAATATCAACCTGCAGACGATCACCCGCACCGAGAGCGACTTCAAGAGCCGTCTGATCGAGTGGTGCCAGAAGAGCCGGCGGGAGATCGTCTTCGACACGGCCCATACGCCCGAATCCACGGCCCAGTCGCCCGAGTTCCGGTCGAGGGTGCTGATCGACGGCGTGGAGATGGGCTACGGCAACGGCTCCTCGAAGAAGGAGGCCGAACAGCATGCCGCCTATGCGGTGTCGCAGGCCCTTTCGGACGAGACGGGCTATCACCTGCTGGAGCTTCTGGACGATTCGCTGGACGAACCGCTCCCGGGAGAGCCGGCAGCCGGGGTGCGGACGGAGAACTCCGCCGCGGGAGAGGGGTCCGGCGGGGTGCCGGCCGGAGCGCCGGAAGGTGCGGGCCGGAGTGCCGGACGCAGACGCCGGCGGCGGAAGAAGACGGCCCCGGCCGGTTCCGGGTCCGGAGAGCCGGAGGGAAAGGAGGTGCCCCGTGGCTGA
- the fabF gene encoding beta-ketoacyl-ACP synthase II, translated as MALRRVVVTGIGTINPLGNSVEEYFSNLEKGVSGAGPITHFDASLFKTKFACEVKNYNPTDFFDRKEVRKYDLFTQYALVAADQAMKDSGIDPEKIDLEMAGVIWASGIGGLETFYQEVKGFVEGGFVPRYSPFFIPKMIADIAAGYISMKYGFMGPNYCTVSACASSNHAMIDAFNYIRMGKADVMVTGGSEAAVNQPGVGGFNSMQALSTRNDSPQTASRPFDVNRDGFVIGEGAGALVLEEYEHAKARGARIYAEMVGGGISADAYHFTAPHPEGLGAKKAMKDALKDGGLNPEQIDFINTHGTSTPVGDPAELKGILSVFGDHSYQMNINSTKSMTGHLLGAAGAIEALACIMTLDRGVVAPTINVEELDPVIDHKLNLTLGQAQERDVKYAMSNTFGFGGHNSTVIFGKI; from the coding sequence ATGGCATTGAGAAGAGTTGTCGTCACGGGTATCGGGACTATTAACCCTTTGGGAAACAGCGTTGAAGAGTATTTTTCAAATCTGGAAAAAGGAGTCAGCGGAGCTGGACCGATCACTCACTTCGATGCGTCGCTGTTCAAGACGAAGTTCGCCTGCGAGGTCAAAAACTACAACCCCACCGACTTTTTCGACCGCAAGGAGGTACGCAAGTACGACCTGTTCACCCAGTATGCGCTGGTGGCGGCCGACCAGGCCATGAAGGATTCGGGCATCGACCCCGAAAAGATCGACCTGGAGATGGCCGGAGTGATCTGGGCATCGGGAATCGGCGGGCTGGAGACTTTCTACCAGGAGGTAAAGGGCTTTGTAGAGGGTGGATTCGTCCCCCGCTACAGCCCTTTCTTCATCCCCAAGATGATCGCCGACATCGCGGCCGGTTACATCTCCATGAAGTACGGCTTCATGGGTCCCAACTACTGTACCGTGTCGGCCTGTGCCTCGTCGAACCACGCCATGATCGACGCCTTCAACTACATCCGCATGGGGAAGGCCGACGTGATGGTGACGGGAGGCTCGGAAGCCGCCGTGAACCAGCCCGGCGTGGGCGGGTTCAACTCCATGCAGGCGCTCTCCACGCGCAACGATTCGCCCCAGACCGCCTCGCGTCCCTTCGACGTGAACCGTGACGGTTTCGTGATCGGCGAAGGCGCCGGAGCCCTCGTGCTGGAGGAGTACGAGCACGCCAAGGCACGCGGTGCCAGGATCTACGCCGAGATGGTGGGCGGCGGCATCAGCGCCGACGCATACCACTTCACCGCCCCGCATCCGGAAGGACTGGGCGCGAAGAAGGCGATGAAGGACGCCCTGAAGGACGGAGGGCTCAACCCCGAGCAGATCGACTTCATCAATACGCACGGTACCTCGACCCCCGTGGGCGACCCGGCCGAGCTGAAGGGTATCCTCTCCGTGTTCGGCGACCATTCGTACCAGATGAACATCAACTCGACCAAGTCGATGACCGGGCACCTGCTGGGTGCCGCCGGCGCGATCGAGGCGCTGGCCTGCATCATGACGCTCGACCGCGGCGTGGTGGCTCCCACGATCAACGTCGAGGAGCTCGATCCGGTGATCGACCACAAGCTGAACCTGACCCTCGGCCAGGCGCAGGAGCGCGACGTGAAATACGCCATGAGCAACACGTTCGGCTTCGGCGGGCACAACTCGACGGTGATCTTCGGTAAAATCTGA
- a CDS encoding acyl carrier protein produces the protein MSEVSSKVVEIIVDKLGVDAAEVVPAASFTNDLGADSLDTVELIMEFEKEFEISIPDEDAEKITTVGDAISYIESKK, from the coding sequence ATGTCAGAAGTTTCTTCAAAAGTAGTAGAGATCATCGTGGACAAGCTGGGCGTTGACGCAGCAGAAGTCGTTCCCGCAGCCAGCTTCACCAACGATCTCGGCGCAGATTCGCTGGATACCGTCGAGCTGATCATGGAGTTCGAGAAGGAGTTCGAAATCTCGATCCCCGACGAGGACGCAGAGAAAATCACCACCGTAGGCGACGCGATCTCCTACATCGAATCGAAGAAATAA
- the purN gene encoding phosphoribosylglycinamide formyltransferase, giving the protein MKNIAIFASGSGTNAERIIRHFAQNPAARVALLLSNRPDAGALGRARALGVETLVVDRETFRDGDRVAGLLARRQIDFIALAGFLWLLPPELVHAYAGRILNIHPSLLPAYGGKGMYGDRVHRAVIEAGERESGITIHRVDEVYDNGDVVARYRLEVRPGETPESLAARIHELEYAHYPRTIEREIMKL; this is encoded by the coding sequence ATGAAAAATATAGCCATATTCGCCTCCGGCTCGGGCACCAACGCAGAACGGATCATCCGCCATTTCGCGCAGAACCCGGCGGCCCGCGTCGCCCTGCTGCTGTCGAACCGGCCCGACGCCGGAGCCCTCGGCCGCGCCCGTGCGCTGGGGGTCGAAACGCTCGTCGTGGACCGGGAGACCTTCCGCGACGGCGACCGCGTAGCCGGTCTCCTGGCCCGGCGGCAGATCGACTTCATCGCCCTGGCCGGCTTCCTCTGGCTCCTGCCGCCGGAGCTGGTGCACGCCTATGCGGGCCGCATCCTCAACATCCACCCCTCGTTGCTTCCGGCCTACGGGGGCAAGGGCATGTACGGCGACCGGGTACACCGGGCCGTGATCGAGGCGGGCGAAAGGGAGTCGGGCATCACGATCCACCGCGTGGACGAGGTGTACGACAACGGCGACGTGGTGGCCCGCTACCGGCTGGAGGTGCGGCCCGGGGAGACGCCCGAATCGCTGGCCGCCCGCATCCACGAGCTGGAGTACGCCCACTACCCCCGCACGATCGAACGGGAAATCATGAAACTGTAA
- the pepE gene encoding dipeptidase PepE: MRLLLISNSTNAGEPYLKYPIGEIGRFLGEVREVVFVPYAAVTFSYDDYERKVQDRFDEIGVRVRSVHRYEDPAAEVRHAQAVVVGGGNTFALLRKMQEYDLVEAIRRRIAAGVPYIGWSAGSNVACPTIGTTNDMPIVEPQSFRATGAVRFQINPHYTDAHPEGHAGETREVRITEYVTANPEVTVVGLREGCILRLEGNDLQLIGPRPMRIFRHGEPTREVNAGDDLSFLL; this comes from the coding sequence ATGAGACTTCTTCTGATCAGCAACTCCACCAACGCCGGCGAACCCTATCTGAAATATCCGATCGGGGAGATCGGCCGCTTCCTGGGCGAGGTGCGCGAGGTGGTTTTCGTCCCCTACGCCGCCGTCACCTTCTCCTACGACGACTACGAGCGCAAGGTGCAGGATCGCTTCGACGAGATCGGCGTGCGCGTCCGCTCCGTCCACCGCTACGAGGACCCCGCCGCCGAGGTGCGCCACGCGCAGGCCGTGGTCGTGGGCGGGGGCAATACCTTCGCCCTGCTCCGCAAGATGCAGGAGTACGACCTGGTCGAGGCCATCCGCCGCCGCATCGCGGCCGGGGTGCCCTACATCGGCTGGAGCGCCGGCAGCAACGTGGCCTGCCCCACGATCGGCACCACCAACGACATGCCCATCGTCGAGCCGCAGTCGTTCCGCGCCACGGGAGCCGTCCGCTTCCAGATCAACCCCCACTACACCGACGCCCATCCCGAGGGACACGCCGGGGAGACGCGCGAGGTGCGCATCACGGAGTACGTCACGGCCAATCCGGAGGTCACCGTGGTGGGTCTGCGCGAGGGGTGCATCCTGCGGCTGGAGGGGAACGACCTGCAACTGATCGGGCCGCGGCCGATGCGCATCTTCCGCCACGGAGAGCCGACCCGCGAGGTGAATGCCGGCGACGACCTGAGTTTCCTGCTCTGA
- a CDS encoding YraN family protein, with translation MEGTLSAGRRGEQAAADYLSARGYRILDRNWRAGRYELDIVARRGDTIHFVEVKSRRRGSLTTPEEALTPAKFEALCRAARAWIAAHPCDLEISFDLAAVELAPEGCRVRHIPGAAAPRW, from the coding sequence ATGGAAGGGACCCTCAGCGCCGGACGGCGGGGCGAGCAGGCCGCGGCCGACTACCTCTCCGCCCGGGGTTACCGCATCCTCGACCGCAACTGGCGGGCGGGCCGCTACGAGCTCGACATCGTGGCCCGGAGAGGGGACACGATCCACTTCGTAGAGGTGAAGAGCCGCCGGCGGGGTTCGCTCACCACACCCGAGGAAGCGCTCACCCCGGCCAAGTTCGAAGCCTTGTGCAGGGCCGCCCGGGCCTGGATAGCCGCCCACCCCTGCGACCTGGAGATCAGTTTCGACCTGGCCGCCGTGGAGCTCGCGCCCGAGGGGTGCCGGGTGCGCCACATTCCCGGTGCCGCCGCGCCCCGCTGGTGA
- a CDS encoding Crp/Fnr family transcriptional regulator, producing MYDILTECPLFRGMTAAQIEEIVEPGQNSTVTRYGEGDLIARKDTAYSGLMILLRGNVRGQVTDAAGRILKVDTIEAPQLIAPAFLFGGYNRLPVDVIANTEVEILTLHRGLVFELMQENILILSNFIDIISNRANVWSKKIYLLSYNSLKAKVAHYLLDHTSDRTPSVEIPSITEIAEYFAATRNSLLTVLEGLEKKHVIRLGEERITVINREALRELLN from the coding sequence ATGTATGACATACTGACCGAATGCCCCCTGTTCCGGGGCATGACCGCCGCCCAGATCGAGGAGATCGTCGAACCGGGCCAGAACTCCACCGTGACCCGCTACGGGGAGGGCGACCTGATCGCCCGCAAGGACACGGCCTACTCGGGGCTGATGATCCTGCTCCGGGGCAACGTACGGGGCCAGGTGACCGACGCCGCCGGGCGGATTCTCAAGGTGGACACCATCGAGGCGCCGCAGCTGATCGCCCCGGCTTTCCTGTTCGGGGGCTACAACCGCCTGCCGGTGGACGTGATCGCCAACACGGAGGTGGAGATCCTCACCCTCCACCGCGGACTGGTCTTCGAACTGATGCAGGAGAACATCCTGATCCTCTCGAACTTCATCGACATCATCTCGAACCGGGCCAACGTGTGGTCGAAGAAGATCTACCTGCTCTCCTACAACTCGCTCAAGGCGAAGGTGGCCCACTACCTGCTCGACCACACGAGCGACCGGACCCCGTCGGTGGAGATCCCCTCGATCACCGAGATCGCCGAATATTTCGCCGCCACGCGCAACTCCCTGCTCACCGTGCTCGAAGGGCTGGAGAAGAAGCACGTGATCCGGCTCGGGGAGGAGCGGATCACCGTCATCAACCGCGAGGCGCTCCGCGAGCTGCTCAACTGA
- a CDS encoding 3-deoxy-D-manno-octulosonic acid transferase, translating into MLLYNIGIYLFAAGMRLAALFHPKARLWLRGRKHIFRRLREAIPEGERIFWVHAASLGEFEQGRPLIEAVRAGHPEYKILLTFFSPSGYEIRKNYPGADYIFYLPADTPRNARRFLRTVRPEIAVFVKYEFWLNFLKQLRRSGCRTFIVSAIFRPDSVFFRWYGGIFRRGLRTFERLFVQNSDSELLLDNIGISNISIAGDTRFDRVNAIAASARRIGIAERFAQGGGHVFVAGSTWPPDEELLAELIARRPGMKFIIAPHEIDPARIERLRGRLGCPSARYTECTEETDLSGVRVLFIDTIGILSSVYRYADYAYIGGGFGVGIHNILEAATFGLPIAFGPNYGKFREAREMIALGAARSVRECGELNDWLEALESDPQLYEHTRRLSARYIGENKGATEKIMRYIFGKR; encoded by the coding sequence ATGCTGCTATATAATATAGGTATCTACCTCTTCGCGGCGGGCATGCGGCTCGCCGCGCTCTTCCATCCCAAGGCCCGGCTGTGGCTGCGGGGACGCAAACACATCTTCCGCCGCCTGCGGGAGGCCATCCCGGAGGGCGAACGCATCTTCTGGGTGCACGCTGCCTCGCTGGGCGAATTCGAACAGGGCCGCCCGCTGATCGAGGCGGTGCGGGCCGGACATCCGGAGTACAAGATCCTGCTCACCTTCTTCTCCCCCTCGGGCTACGAAATCCGGAAGAACTACCCCGGCGCCGACTACATCTTCTACCTGCCGGCCGACACGCCCCGCAACGCGCGGCGCTTCCTGCGGACCGTCCGCCCGGAAATCGCCGTCTTCGTCAAGTACGAGTTCTGGCTCAACTTCCTGAAACAGCTGCGGCGCAGCGGCTGCCGCACCTTCATCGTCTCGGCCATCTTCCGGCCGGACTCCGTCTTCTTCCGCTGGTACGGCGGCATCTTCCGCCGCGGACTGCGCACGTTCGAACGGCTCTTCGTCCAGAACAGCGACTCGGAGCTGCTGCTCGACAACATCGGCATCAGCAACATCTCGATCGCCGGCGACACCCGTTTCGACCGCGTGAACGCCATCGCAGCCTCGGCCCGGAGGATCGGGATCGCGGAGCGTTTCGCGCAGGGCGGAGGGCACGTCTTCGTGGCGGGGAGCACCTGGCCGCCCGACGAGGAGCTGCTGGCGGAGCTGATCGCCCGACGGCCCGGCATGAAGTTCATCATCGCCCCCCACGAGATCGACCCGGCCCGCATCGAACGGCTGCGCGGCCGCCTCGGCTGTCCGTCGGCCCGATACACGGAGTGCACGGAAGAGACCGACCTGTCGGGGGTGCGCGTCCTGTTCATCGACACGATCGGCATCCTCTCGTCGGTCTACCGGTACGCCGACTACGCCTACATCGGCGGCGGATTCGGGGTCGGCATCCACAACATCCTGGAGGCGGCCACCTTCGGCCTGCCGATCGCCTTCGGGCCCAACTACGGCAAATTCCGCGAAGCCCGCGAGATGATCGCCCTCGGCGCCGCCCGCAGCGTGCGGGAGTGCGGCGAGCTGAACGACTGGCTCGAAGCGCTCGAATCCGATCCGCAGCTCTACGAGCACACGCGGAGGCTCTCGGCCCGCTACATCGGAGAGAACAAGGGGGCCACGGAGAAGATCATGCGGTACATCTTCGGGAAACGGTGA
- a CDS encoding TonB-dependent receptor plug domain-containing protein yields the protein MRTSPILLAALACLPALLRAEGEESPAGGGPAIADSADIQRIEVYSTRTRVHRNILPITLSVVTRSQIENSSESSLLPVLSQHVPGLFVTQKGITGFGVSSGAAGAVNVRGVGGGNQVLMLLDGQPQWAGIFGHALPDMYVASDAERVEVIRGPGSLIYGSNAMGGVVNVITRKPDADGTQTRARMLFGSYNTQKYLLNNGYRKGRFSSFVSVNHDRTDGHRPDSRFRITNGYANLGYELSDHYRLTGNLTLAGIHSQNPGEEDDPLLDNIMDILRGSAAVALENTHARRDGAVRLFYNWGHHKIDDGYSPGSQPRNDLFRSDDHHFGAMAYQTFRPVRGNRLTAGLDYKNWGGHAWYIYRDGSPRSDLVHRTINETAAYLSVQQEFARMLTLSAGVRYEYNSRFGGVWVPQAGFSFRPAENTTLRGSFSKGFRSPNIREMYMFPPQNPDLQPENMLNYDLTLAQSFLEGRLSAELTAFFIDGRNLIETVRENGRPANRNTGRFINKGIEFDLHYRALRDLSVDANYSYLATSRPLLAAPRHKAFAGATYTPGRFSLNVSLQVVSRLYTRLPSAGQSAALQNNYTLLGARAAYRFGPADRGINLFVKGENLTADRYTINYGFPMPRALVFGGLDFTF from the coding sequence ATGAGAACATCACCGATCCTGCTCGCCGCGCTGGCCTGCCTGCCGGCGCTCCTGCGGGCCGAAGGGGAGGAGTCCCCCGCCGGAGGCGGTCCGGCCATCGCCGACAGCGCCGACATCCAGCGCATCGAAGTCTACTCCACGCGCACGCGCGTACACCGCAACATCCTGCCGATCACCCTCTCGGTGGTCACGCGCAGCCAGATCGAGAACAGCAGCGAATCGTCGCTGCTGCCCGTCCTCTCGCAGCACGTGCCGGGCCTGTTCGTGACCCAGAAGGGCATCACGGGCTTCGGCGTCTCCTCCGGGGCGGCCGGAGCCGTCAACGTCCGGGGCGTGGGCGGCGGCAACCAGGTGCTCATGCTCCTCGACGGGCAGCCCCAGTGGGCGGGCATCTTCGGGCACGCCCTGCCCGACATGTACGTGGCCTCCGACGCCGAACGGGTCGAGGTGATCCGCGGTCCCGGATCGCTCATCTACGGCTCGAACGCCATGGGCGGCGTGGTGAACGTCATCACCCGCAAGCCCGACGCCGACGGCACGCAGACCCGCGCCCGCATGCTCTTCGGCTCCTACAACACCCAGAAATACCTGCTCAACAACGGCTACCGCAAGGGGCGTTTCAGCAGTTTCGTCTCGGTCAACCACGACCGCACGGACGGGCACCGTCCCGATTCGCGCTTCCGCATCACCAACGGCTACGCCAACCTCGGCTACGAACTTTCGGACCATTACAGGCTCACGGGGAACCTCACCCTGGCCGGCATCCACAGCCAGAATCCGGGCGAGGAGGACGATCCCCTGCTCGACAATATCATGGACATCCTGCGCGGGAGCGCCGCCGTGGCCCTCGAGAACACCCACGCCCGACGCGACGGGGCGGTCCGCCTCTTCTACAACTGGGGGCACCACAAGATCGACGACGGCTACTCGCCCGGTTCGCAGCCCCGGAACGATCTTTTCCGCTCGGACGACCACCATTTCGGCGCCATGGCCTACCAGACTTTCCGCCCCGTACGCGGGAACCGTCTCACCGCGGGCCTCGACTACAAGAACTGGGGCGGACACGCGTGGTACATCTACCGCGACGGCTCGCCGCGCAGCGACCTGGTGCACCGCACGATCAACGAGACGGCCGCCTACCTCTCCGTACAGCAGGAGTTCGCCCGGATGCTGACCCTCAGCGCCGGGGTGCGCTACGAGTACAACAGCCGTTTCGGCGGCGTGTGGGTGCCGCAGGCCGGGTTCAGCTTCCGCCCCGCGGAGAACACCACCCTGCGGGGCTCCTTCTCCAAGGGTTTCCGCAGCCCGAACATCCGGGAAATGTACATGTTCCCGCCCCAGAATCCCGACCTGCAGCCGGAGAACATGCTCAACTACGACCTGACCCTGGCCCAGTCCTTTCTGGAGGGACGCCTCTCGGCCGAACTGACCGCCTTCTTCATCGACGGGCGCAACCTGATCGAGACCGTGCGGGAGAACGGCCGCCCGGCCAACCGCAACACGGGCCGGTTCATCAACAAGGGAATCGAGTTCGACCTCCACTACCGGGCGCTCCGCGACCTGTCGGTCGACGCCAATTACAGCTATCTGGCCACCAGCCGTCCGCTGCTGGCCGCCCCGCGCCACAAGGCGTTCGCCGGAGCGACCTACACACCGGGACGCTTCTCGCTGAACGTCAGCCTGCAGGTGGTGTCGCGCCTCTACACGCGACTGCCCTCGGCCGGGCAGAGCGCCGCGCTCCAGAACAACTACACGCTGCTCGGCGCCCGGGCCGCCTACCGTTTCGGTCCCGCCGACCGGGGCATCAACCTCTTCGTCAAGGGCGAGAACCTCACCGCCGACCGCTACACGATCAACTACGGATTCCCCATGCCGCGCGCCCTGGTCTTCGGCGGCCTCGACTTCACGTTCTGA
- a CDS encoding site-specific integrase → MPRVKKLAKVKEPIRLRMKDLADGSKSLYLDIYRNGKRSYEYLKMYIIPETDDNARKRNAATMTAANTIKSRRIIELTNGEAGIKRTDDKETVLLLDWMNTYMENQQKRGKKDGHQIKVAIQILKNYAGERVTMEQVDKTFCQGYIDYLLTEYRPMGKPISKFTAQNYYRVLNGALNAAVRADVIKLNPFTKIGNSDKIHRPESKREYMTIEELRALIATPMKNEAVKQAYLFSCFCGLRISDIIGLKWGNVYADNGQYRLEVVMQKTKEPIYLPLSPEALRWMPERGEKTAEDAVFDLPSTTHINILLKPWAKAAGIDKRFSFHTARHTFATMMLTLGADLYTTSKLLGHTDVKMTQVYAKIINRKKDEAVNLVNGLFD, encoded by the coding sequence ATGCCCCGAGTAAAGAAACTCGCGAAAGTTAAGGAGCCGATTCGCCTTCGGATGAAAGATTTGGCCGACGGCAGCAAGAGCCTGTATCTCGATATATACCGCAATGGCAAACGGTCGTATGAATATCTGAAGATGTACATCATCCCTGAAACGGACGATAACGCCCGCAAGCGGAATGCAGCGACCATGACGGCAGCCAATACGATCAAATCTCGTCGCATCATCGAACTGACCAACGGCGAAGCGGGCATAAAGCGTACCGATGATAAGGAAACAGTCTTATTGCTGGATTGGATGAATACCTACATGGAAAACCAGCAAAAGCGCGGCAAGAAGGACGGACATCAGATCAAAGTCGCTATTCAGATTCTGAAAAACTATGCCGGAGAACGGGTAACGATGGAGCAGGTGGACAAAACCTTTTGTCAAGGATATATCGACTACCTTCTGACGGAGTACCGCCCCATGGGTAAGCCCATTTCCAAGTTCACGGCACAGAACTACTATCGAGTACTGAACGGAGCGTTGAACGCCGCTGTCCGTGCCGACGTAATCAAACTGAACCCCTTTACGAAAATCGGCAATTCGGACAAGATACATCGTCCTGAAAGCAAAAGGGAGTATATGACCATCGAGGAACTTCGGGCATTGATCGCCACTCCGATGAAGAATGAGGCGGTAAAACAGGCTTACCTGTTCTCCTGCTTCTGCGGACTGAGGATAAGCGATATAATCGGCTTAAAATGGGGGAACGTATATGCGGATAACGGACAATATCGGTTAGAGGTCGTAATGCAGAAGACAAAGGAACCGATTTACCTCCCGCTTTCGCCCGAAGCGCTACGGTGGATGCCCGAACGGGGCGAGAAGACGGCGGAGGATGCGGTGTTCGACCTGCCCTCCACGACGCATATAAATATTCTGCTCAAGCCGTGGGCGAAAGCGGCGGGTATCGACAAGCGGTTCTCGTTCCACACGGCCCGGCATACGTTCGCTACGATGATGCTGACGCTCGGTGCGGACTTATATACGACTTCGAAACTGCTCGGCCATACGGATGTGAAGATGACGCAGGTATACGCCAAAATCATCAATCGCAAGAAAGACGAGGCGGTGAATCTTGTGAATGGATTGTTCGATTGA